From one Brachypodium distachyon strain Bd21 chromosome 4, Brachypodium_distachyon_v3.0, whole genome shotgun sequence genomic stretch:
- the LOC100841154 gene encoding LOW QUALITY PROTEIN: O-fucosyltransferase 9-like (The sequence of the model RefSeq protein was modified relative to this genomic sequence to represent the inferred CDS: inserted 2 bases in 1 codon), which yields MRGGSEAAKAAARRQGRVPSGRRRQAAALLLALAYAAAMLVVFLGGGGGAMRGRRARAPAAAPPGSVYRSHLVFERLLPDMRAASSSRPGPLMTPHYKKSGKRWVPCISKRLTQSALPPSNGFLIIEANGGLNQQRISICDAVAVASLLNATLVTPAFHLNSVWRDNSGFGDIFDEDHFIETLRKHVRVVKELPETVSVQFDHNISSIPNMRTKAFSSHSYYLEKVLPKLLELGAVRIAPFSNRLANSVPSNINALRCLANYEALRFSEPIRILADNMVDRMTKKSYLTGGKYISVHLRFEQDMVAFSCCIYDGDLKENIAMENARERSWRGKFHRPGRVINPEANRRNGRCPLTPLEVGMMLRGMGFDNTTSLYVASGKIYNAKKYMXSLRQLFPLLQTKETLTSPEELAQFMGHSSRLAALDYTVCLQSEAFVTTQGTNFPHFLMGHRRYLYGGHAKTIKPDKRKMVLLFDNPDIGWYRFRHHMQDIRRHSESKGLGLRKQDGSIYNLPMPDCMCQQAEA from the exons atgcgcggcggcagcgaagCCGCGAAGGCCGCGGCGCGGCGACAGGGGCGCGTGCCGTctgggcgccggcggcaggccgccgcgctgctcctcgcgcTGGCGTACGCGGCGGCGATGCTCGTGGTCttcctgggcggcggcggcggcgcgatgcgcggcaggcgggcgcgggctccggcggcggcgccgcccgggTCGGTGTACCGCAGCCACCTCGTGTTCGAGCGCCTCCTGCCGGACatgcgcgccgcctcctcctcgcgtcCCGGCCCG TTAATGACACCCCATTATAAAAAATCTGGAAAGCGATGGGTACCTTGCATCAGCAAGAGGTTGACACAATCAG CGTTACCACCATCAAATGGTTTTCTCATTATTGAAGCAAATGGTGGTCTGAATCAGCAACGCATTTCT ATTTGTGATGCTGTTGCTGTGGCCAGCTTACTTAATGCAACTCTTGTCACCCCAGCTTTTCATTTGAATAGTGTTTGGCGTGACAATAG CGGATTTGGTGACATCTTTGATGAAGACCATTTTATTGAGACACTCAGAAAACATGTAAGGGTTGTGAAAGAACTTCCTGAAACTGTTTCTGTGCAGTTTGACCATAATATTAGCAGCATACCGAATATGAGAACCAAAGCCTTTTCATCTCACAGTTACTACTTAGAAAAGGTGCTTCCGAAATTGTTGGAGCTAGG GGCTGTGCGTATTGCTCCTTTTTCAAATAGATTGGCCAATTCAGTTCCATCAAATATCAATGCGTTGAGATGTTTGGCAAACTATGAGGCATTGAGATTTTCTGAACCCATAAGAATTCTTGCAGATAATATGGTTGACCGAATGACCAAGAAGAGTTATTTGACTGGTGGGAAGTACATCTCTGTGCATCTACGCTTTGAACAG GACATGGTAGCTTTCTCGTGCTGTATATATGATGGTGACTTGAAGGAGAATATTGCCATGGAAAATGCTCGTGAACGGAGTTGGAGAGGGAAGTTTCACCGACCTGGGCGAGTAATAAATCCTGAGGCCAACCGGAGGAATGGGAGATGCCCTTTAACTCCTCTAGAG GTTGGAATGATGCTGCGAGGAATGGGATTCGATAATACTACCTCCCTCTATGTCGCCTCCGGTAAAATATACAATGCTAAAAAGTATAT TTCTCTTCGGCAGTTATTTCCACTTCTGCAAACAAAGGAAACACTCACTTCACCTGAGGAGCTTGCACAGTTCATG GGGCATTCATCTAGACTGGCAGCATTGGACTACACCGTCTGTTTACAGAGCGAAGCCTTTGTAACTACTCAAGGAACCAATTTCCCTCACTTTCTGATGGGGCACAGGCGTTATCTGTATGGGGGACATGCAAAGACAATAAAACCAGATAAACGGAAAATGGTGCTACTCTTTGACAACCCAGATATCGG GTGGTATCGGTTCAGGCACCACATGCAGGACATCCGTCGCCACAGTGAATCGAAAGGTTTGGGGCTCAGAAAACAGGATGGATCAATATACAACCTACCGATGCCCGACTGCATGTGTCAGCAAGCTGAAGCATGA